In a single window of the Pseudomonadota bacterium genome:
- a CDS encoding NYN domain-containing protein produces the protein MTSPRLVAKIESEEPTLQLAVLIDADNAQAAVIESLLAEIARFGEATVKRIYGDFTAPTSASWKKVLQRYAIKPVQQFAYTTGKNATDSTLIIDAMDLLYTRRFDGFCLITSDSDFTGLAMRLREEGLTVLGFGEKKTPEAFRNACHKFVFTEVLRPRIKNDPVSLSGKDENENKPMITHTLPETTEPAQKFPKKFVLTALEQSTDDAGWAQLGTFGSYLTKLQPDFDSRLYGYKKLSDLVRAKKDLFMTEERQSPGSNQKDLYLRAK, from the coding sequence ATGACATCCCCACGATTAGTAGCAAAAATTGAATCCGAAGAGCCAACCCTTCAACTGGCAGTTTTAATTGACGCTGATAATGCTCAAGCTGCTGTCATCGAGAGTCTTCTCGCAGAAATTGCAAGATTTGGGGAAGCAACTGTAAAGCGTATTTATGGGGATTTTACTGCTCCAACAAGTGCTTCCTGGAAAAAGGTGTTGCAGAGATACGCCATAAAGCCGGTTCAGCAATTTGCCTACACAACCGGAAAAAATGCCACAGACAGCACTCTGATCATCGATGCAATGGATTTGCTATATACTCGAAGATTCGATGGTTTCTGCCTAATCACCAGCGACAGTGATTTTACAGGTCTTGCCATGCGTTTGCGAGAAGAGGGCCTTACAGTTCTTGGATTTGGTGAAAAGAAAACGCCGGAGGCGTTCAGAAATGCCTGCCACAAGTTTGTGTTTACTGAAGTCCTTCGTCCACGCATTAAAAACGATCCAGTTAGCCTGTCAGGAAAGGATGAAAATGAGAATAAACCTATGATAACTCACACCCTTCCCGAAACGACTGAGCCAGCCCAAAAATTTCCCAAAAAATTCGTTCTCACAGCATTAGAGCAATCAACTGACGACGCAGGATGGGCACAGCTTGGCACTTTTGGGAGCTACCTTACCAAATTGCAACCTGACTTTGACTCCAGGTTATACGGGTACAAGAAGCTCTCTGATCTTGTCAGAGCAAAAAAAGATCTCTTTATGACAGAAGAACGGCAATCACCAGGATCAAATCAGAAAGATCTGTATCTTCGTGCAAAATAA
- a CDS encoding P-II family nitrogen regulator, with the protein MKKIEAIIKPFKIDDVKDAINELGVKGMTVTEVKGYGRQRGHKEIYRGVEYETNFIPKIKIETVVDASMVEAVIEAIKKSAFTGTVGDGKIFVLTVESATRIRTGEKDKDAL; encoded by the coding sequence ATGAAGAAGATTGAAGCTATAATTAAACCTTTCAAAATTGATGATGTGAAAGATGCTATTAATGAATTGGGAGTTAAAGGGATGACCGTTACCGAGGTAAAAGGCTACGGTCGTCAGCGGGGCCACAAAGAAATATATCGGGGGGTGGAATACGAAACTAATTTTATTCCCAAGATTAAAATTGAAACTGTTGTGGATGCTTCAATGGTTGAAGCTGTGATAGAAGCAATAAAGAAAAGTGCATTTACCGGAACTGTAGGAGACGGAAAGATATTCGTTCTTACGGTTGAATCGGCTACACGAATCAGAACCGGGGAAAAAGACAAGGATGCATTATAA
- the amrS gene encoding AmmeMemoRadiSam system radical SAM enzyme has protein sequence MNKINRRKFLYNAALLLSAPVSSYALWPFSAKKSEAAGSDNIRGSIFKGDAPDKPGKWSHEALLYKKLDNKKVACGICPHRCLLSPGDRSVCRAKANIDGVLYSLSYGNPCTVNVDPIEKKPLFHFKPQTKAFSVAAAGCNFRCLNCQNWEISQAKPGEIRHTELFPEDVVKAALKTGSESIACTYSEPISYIEYMLDIARIAKEKGLSNLWISNGYINNKPLRKLCKYIDGANVNIKSFSDEIYRKLNGGRLEPVLNTFKTMNENGIHFEMTNLVVPGYTDDAEMVKRMCGWILSNLGPDHPLHFLRFFPQYKLDRLAPTPISTLENFRDIAINEGIHYAYVGNVPNHEGMNTYCHNCKKLLIKRKGYFIPEYNISENRCKLCNTIIPGVWEKNKKMI, from the coding sequence ATGAATAAAATAAACAGAAGAAAATTTTTATACAATGCAGCATTACTTCTTTCGGCTCCTGTTTCATCTTATGCCCTTTGGCCTTTTAGTGCGAAGAAAAGTGAAGCAGCAGGTTCGGATAACATCCGGGGCAGTATTTTTAAAGGAGATGCTCCTGATAAGCCTGGGAAATGGTCGCACGAAGCATTATTATATAAAAAGCTTGATAATAAAAAAGTGGCATGCGGAATATGTCCTCACAGATGTTTGCTGTCGCCGGGAGACAGAAGTGTATGCCGTGCAAAAGCAAACATAGATGGAGTATTATATAGCCTTTCGTACGGAAACCCCTGCACAGTTAATGTTGATCCTATCGAAAAAAAACCTCTTTTTCATTTCAAACCTCAAACAAAAGCTTTTTCAGTTGCAGCAGCCGGATGTAATTTCCGTTGCCTGAATTGTCAGAACTGGGAAATTTCACAGGCCAAACCAGGTGAAATACGCCACACCGAACTTTTCCCCGAAGATGTTGTTAAGGCGGCATTGAAAACAGGCTCCGAATCAATCGCATGCACATATTCCGAGCCGATTTCTTACATTGAATATATGTTGGATATCGCAAGAATAGCAAAAGAAAAAGGTCTTTCCAATCTCTGGATATCAAACGGATATATAAACAATAAGCCGCTGCGTAAATTATGTAAATATATTGACGGCGCAAATGTTAATATCAAATCTTTTAGTGATGAAATATACAGAAAATTAAACGGTGGCAGGCTTGAACCGGTTTTAAATACTTTTAAAACCATGAATGAAAACGGTATTCACTTTGAAATGACCAATCTTGTTGTGCCCGGTTATACGGATGACGCTGAAATGGTTAAACGCATGTGCGGATGGATTTTATCAAACCTTGGGCCCGATCACCCTCTTCATTTCCTGCGCTTCTTTCCACAATATAAACTTGACAGACTTGCGCCTACACCTATATCGACACTCGAAAATTTCCGGGACATAGCAATCAATGAAGGAATTCATTATGCATACGTCGGCAATGTTCCGAATCATGAAGGTATGAACACATACTGTCACAATTGTAAAAAACTGCTTATAAAACGAAAGGGCTATTTTATTCCAGAGTATAATATTTCCGAAAACAGATGTAAATTGTGTAATACTATTATACCCGGCGTTTGGGAAAAGAATAAAAAGATGATTTAA
- a CDS encoding putative sulfate exporter family transporter: protein MATNQSSDIVLDQAKGSLSDLWNKEDYWSIWLGFILLIIGIIIYFPLGPENMHEKIKEANATLAKEAKSTPFKSIAWYEATDSKKKLKATNSDIGNTIKNFTNKPHKWSNNPVEAFFMSSKAAEAKKVQAEKKYQEALIKEKEALEVATTAENIAKLSRFNDSSLNAAAVETIDKWQKAHLAASKAKSKAKVKAYNQIPYLFGLMIIIALFFGIGRQVMNKDMRKFLLGFVFVFIIAVLAYTAASNSTMKHYGIGYAAWAILFGLIISNTVGTPKWVMPAVQVEYYIKTGLVLLGAEILFGKILSIGIPGIFVAWVVTPIVLVTTYIFGQKVIKMPSKTLNITISADMSVCGVSAAIATAAACRAKKEELTLAVGLSLVFTSIMMIIMPALIKAVGMPHVLGGAWMGGTIDATGAVAAAGAFLSDKALYVAATVKMIQNVMIGVIAFGVAVYWCAKVDCIPGQKVSAMEIWYRFPKFVIGFIAASIVFSLIYGYMGKDVSYAIIDHGVIGGLSKIGRGWFFCLAFTSIGLATNFRELSHHFKGGKPLILYLFGQTLNLILTLVMAYVMFYLVFPEITAAI from the coding sequence ATGGCGACAAATCAATCATCCGATATTGTCCTTGACCAGGCAAAAGGCAGTCTTTCTGATTTATGGAATAAGGAGGATTACTGGTCTATCTGGCTTGGTTTTATATTGCTGATTATCGGGATTATTATTTATTTTCCGCTTGGGCCGGAAAATATGCACGAAAAAATCAAAGAAGCAAATGCAACTCTTGCTAAAGAAGCAAAAAGCACCCCTTTTAAATCTATTGCATGGTATGAAGCAACCGATTCCAAAAAGAAACTCAAAGCTACAAACTCAGACATAGGAAATACAATAAAAAACTTTACAAACAAACCTCATAAATGGAGCAATAATCCGGTTGAAGCTTTTTTTATGAGTAGCAAAGCAGCAGAAGCAAAAAAAGTACAAGCTGAAAAAAAATATCAGGAAGCACTGATAAAAGAAAAAGAAGCGCTTGAAGTTGCCACGACTGCTGAAAATATCGCAAAATTATCCAGGTTCAATGATTCTTCTCTTAATGCAGCTGCTGTTGAGACCATTGACAAATGGCAAAAAGCTCATCTCGCCGCATCAAAAGCTAAGTCCAAAGCCAAGGTAAAAGCATATAACCAGATCCCATATCTTTTTGGCCTTATGATTATAATTGCACTTTTTTTCGGTATCGGAAGACAGGTTATGAATAAAGATATGAGAAAATTCTTATTAGGATTTGTTTTTGTGTTTATAATAGCTGTTCTTGCATATACTGCCGCATCAAATTCTACAATGAAACATTATGGCATAGGATACGCCGCATGGGCAATTCTCTTCGGACTGATAATCAGCAATACTGTTGGAACTCCCAAATGGGTTATGCCTGCTGTACAGGTTGAATATTATATCAAGACCGGTCTGGTATTGCTGGGAGCGGAAATACTGTTTGGCAAAATACTTTCGATAGGAATTCCCGGTATTTTCGTTGCCTGGGTTGTAACACCTATTGTACTTGTTACCACATATATTTTCGGACAAAAAGTAATTAAAATGCCTTCCAAAACACTTAACATTACAATATCGGCAGATATGTCCGTTTGCGGAGTTTCTGCTGCTATTGCTACTGCCGCAGCATGCAGGGCAAAGAAGGAAGAACTGACTTTAGCTGTTGGTCTCTCACTTGTTTTTACTTCTATTATGATGATTATAATGCCGGCACTTATTAAGGCTGTCGGAATGCCTCATGTTCTCGGAGGCGCCTGGATGGGTGGAACAATAGACGCTACAGGAGCAGTTGCCGCAGCGGGTGCTTTTCTTAGCGACAAGGCTCTTTATGTCGCAGCTACGGTAAAAATGATACAAAATGTTATGATCGGTGTAATTGCATTTGGCGTTGCCGTATACTGGTGTGCAAAAGTTGACTGCATTCCAGGACAGAAGGTAAGCGCTATGGAAATCTGGTACCGTTTCCCCAAGTTTGTTATTGGTTTCATCGCTGCTTCTATAGTTTTTTCTCTTATATATGGTTATATGGGAAAAGATGTCAGTTATGCCATCATAGATCATGGAGTTATAGGTGGCCTATCTAAAATCGGAAGAGGCTGGTTTTTTTGCCTGGCGTTTACCAGTATTGGATTGGCAACAAATTTCAGGGAACTCTCACATCACTTTAAAGGAGGAAAACCACTCATACTATATTTATTTGGTCAAACTCTTAATCTGATTCTAACTCTTGTTATGGCATATGTTATGTTTTACCTGGTATTTCCTGAAATTACAGCAGCAATTTAG
- a CDS encoding diguanylate cyclase yields MDFMDKKKPGTKSITIYFIFLIVIWTLGVLAALGWNIYQIKKSNFLVARRSAEISYNKDILYRHWVAKHGGVYVPVSDATPPNPYLKVPRRDITSSDGKKFTLINPAYMTRQVSELIEDTLGFQSHITSLNCIRPENHPDPWEIEALKSFEHGTKEAISFEIKSGKEYFRYMRPFTTEESCLKCHASQGYKVGDIRGGVSISIPMEPLKSIEQSQVSKVLFAYVFLWFIGIGGIAVSTRRLWNQMLYREIIEDEILTLSMTDQLTGLYNRRGFLSLAEQQLKLADRSKSKMMLFFADLDGLKDINDRFGHKEGDKALIEAASVFKETFRTTDIIARLGGDEFAALAIDIQDENPEIFTSRLQYLIDTQNKQENRTYMLSISIGGSFQNQEKPFSIDELISQADKLMYEHKKQKKTHPA; encoded by the coding sequence ATGGATTTTATGGATAAGAAAAAACCAGGCACAAAAAGTATTACAATTTATTTTATATTTCTTATTGTGATCTGGACATTGGGAGTCCTTGCAGCTCTGGGGTGGAATATCTATCAGATAAAAAAGTCAAACTTTCTGGTTGCCAGAAGAAGTGCGGAGATATCTTATAATAAGGATATTCTCTATCGACATTGGGTTGCAAAACATGGAGGAGTTTATGTGCCGGTCTCTGATGCAACCCCCCCTAACCCTTATCTTAAAGTTCCTCGCAGGGATATTACCTCCTCAGACGGAAAGAAATTCACTTTGATAAATCCTGCTTATATGACACGCCAGGTTAGTGAATTGATTGAAGATACGTTGGGATTTCAAAGTCACATCACCAGCCTTAATTGCATTCGCCCTGAAAATCATCCTGATCCATGGGAGATAGAAGCTCTCAAATCATTTGAACACGGCACAAAAGAAGCGATTTCTTTTGAGATAAAATCAGGCAAAGAGTACTTTCGTTATATGCGTCCCTTTACTACAGAAGAGAGTTGCCTGAAATGTCATGCCTCACAGGGATACAAGGTGGGTGATATTCGCGGAGGAGTGAGCATCTCAATACCTATGGAGCCATTAAAGTCTATTGAACAGTCACAGGTAAGCAAAGTGCTTTTCGCCTACGTTTTTTTATGGTTTATAGGCATAGGTGGAATTGCTGTCAGCACACGGCGTTTATGGAACCAGATGCTTTATCGTGAAATAATAGAGGATGAAATTCTAACCCTGTCAATGACTGACCAGCTTACCGGTCTTTACAATAGAAGAGGTTTTTTATCTCTTGCCGAGCAGCAGCTCAAATTAGCAGACAGAAGTAAGAGTAAAATGATGCTCTTTTTTGCGGATCTGGATGGTTTGAAGGACATTAATGACAGGTTCGGGCATAAGGAAGGAGATAAAGCTCTTATTGAAGCAGCATCGGTATTTAAAGAGACTTTCAGAACAACCGACATAATCGCTCGTCTGGGAGGGGATGAATTTGCTGCACTTGCAATAGATATACAAGATGAAAATCCCGAAATCTTTACTTCCCGCCTTCAGTATTTGATAGACACACAAAACAAACAGGAAAACCGGACTTACATGCTGTCAATCAGCATAGGCGGCTCTTTTCAAAATCAGGAAAAACCATTTTCCATAGATGAGCTCATATCTCAGGCTGATAAATTAATGTATGAGCATAAAAAACAAAAGAAAACACATCCGGCATAA
- the gatB gene encoding Asp-tRNA(Asn)/Glu-tRNA(Gln) amidotransferase subunit GatB translates to MEFEPVIGLEVHAQLKTNTKIFCSCPTSFGAPPNTHTCPVCLGMPGVLPVLNKKVVEYAMLMGIATNCKISKTNGFARKNYFYPDLPKGYQISQYELPICEHGYIDIDVSGSKKRIGITRIHMEEDAGKLIHDPDRPYSMVDFNRTGVPLIEIVSEPDIRSSEEAGAYLRKIRSILRYLDICDGNMEEGSFRCDANISIRPLGSQPFGTRAELKNLNSFKNVEKAILYEIERQKDVLFDGEEVVQETRLWDPEKNNTISMRGKEDAHDYRYFPDPDLLPISIDDAWVEELKKKLPELPDEKKERFIAQYGLPEYDADVLTGAIELAGYFEACTNEFNNPKQVSNWIMGSLLGLLNAEGKTIEESPVSPSNLAQMLKLIDQKIISGKIAKTVFDEMAKTGKTPEEIIKEKDLVQVTDETLLEEIAVKLIASSPKEVAEYKGGKTKVLGFFVGKIMRETKGKANPEIVNRILKEKLSAS, encoded by the coding sequence ATGGAGTTTGAACCGGTAATCGGGCTTGAAGTTCATGCCCAGTTGAAAACCAATACAAAAATATTCTGCTCTTGCCCTACTTCTTTCGGAGCACCACCCAATACCCATACTTGTCCGGTATGCCTTGGCATGCCGGGTGTTCTTCCGGTACTGAATAAAAAAGTCGTTGAATATGCTATGCTCATGGGAATAGCTACAAACTGTAAAATTTCAAAAACCAACGGGTTTGCGCGCAAGAATTATTTTTATCCTGATCTTCCCAAAGGTTACCAGATTTCTCAGTATGAGCTTCCCATTTGTGAACATGGTTATATAGATATTGATGTAAGTGGCTCAAAAAAAAGAATCGGTATTACAAGAATTCATATGGAAGAAGACGCCGGCAAACTTATACATGATCCTGACCGCCCTTATTCTATGGTAGATTTCAACAGAACGGGTGTTCCCCTTATTGAAATAGTGAGTGAGCCGGACATACGCTCATCCGAAGAAGCTGGTGCTTACTTAAGAAAGATAAGATCAATATTAAGATATCTTGATATCTGTGATGGAAACATGGAAGAGGGTAGCTTCAGATGCGATGCGAACATTTCCATACGTCCTCTTGGCAGCCAGCCTTTTGGGACAAGAGCAGAGCTTAAAAATTTAAACTCATTTAAAAATGTTGAAAAAGCAATTTTATATGAAATTGAAAGACAAAAAGATGTTTTGTTTGACGGTGAAGAGGTTGTTCAGGAGACAAGGCTTTGGGATCCTGAAAAAAACAATACCATATCCATGAGAGGCAAGGAAGATGCGCATGATTACAGATATTTTCCCGATCCCGATCTTCTTCCTATTTCAATAGATGACGCCTGGGTTGAGGAGTTGAAGAAAAAGCTTCCTGAACTTCCTGATGAAAAAAAAGAACGCTTCATTGCTCAATACGGACTTCCTGAATACGATGCTGATGTTTTAACCGGTGCTATTGAACTCGCCGGGTATTTCGAAGCCTGCACAAATGAATTTAATAATCCGAAACAGGTAAGCAACTGGATAATGGGTTCTCTTTTAGGGCTTCTTAATGCCGAAGGCAAAACCATTGAAGAATCTCCCGTATCACCTTCAAACCTTGCACAAATGTTAAAGCTTATAGACCAAAAAATAATAAGCGGCAAGATAGCAAAAACCGTTTTTGATGAAATGGCAAAAACCGGAAAAACACCGGAAGAAATAATAAAAGAAAAAGACCTAGTCCAGGTTACGGATGAAACTTTGCTTGAAGAAATTGCGGTAAAATTAATAGCATCAAGTCCTAAAGAGGTTGCGGAATACAAAGGTGGCAAAACAAAAGTACTTGGATTTTTTGTGGGAAAAATTATGAGGGAAACAAAAGGAAAAGCAAATCCTGAAATAGTAAACAGGATACTGAAAGAAAAGCTTTCGGCCTCTTAG
- the amrB gene encoding AmmeMemoRadiSam system protein B, with protein MRTKIFILFYTACLVTFFLPLAVFGAENVRTPAYAGSFYPSDKQKLEQTISSLTQKTKNTSFTVPSGKTLKALILPHAGYIYSGPTASYASLVLSENQFSKVILMGPDHRVGFSNCALTDTKAYETPLGFVRIHKDAAKLRNNKKLFKSIPVSDKYEHSIEVVLPFLQTYLNKFEIIPVVVGSVDYHALSEAINPLLDDNTLIVASSDLSHYLKYQDAVKKDNETISMVLNLEKDKLVKHDNSACGKIPVLTIMDFAGQFGWKPFLIHYSNSGDTAGERSRVVGYAAIAFYGEPYMKENNNVSSGLNEKQGQILVKLARQTIADKLGIKTNLGQILTSISEDISLKRKSGTFVTLKIHDQLRGCIGNLGDSETIIEGVKRNAINAAFNDHRFSPLIKQEFEDVEIEISILSEPKPLEYKDGKDLVKKLRPNVDGVIIRKGFASATFLPQVWEQLSRTEDFLTHLCIKAGLSSDEWKSSKLEVLTYNVQYFEEEK; from the coding sequence ATGAGAACAAAAATATTCATCTTATTTTATACAGCATGCCTGGTAACCTTTTTTTTGCCGCTGGCAGTTTTTGGAGCAGAAAATGTGCGAACACCAGCATATGCCGGCTCTTTTTATCCATCAGACAAGCAGAAACTTGAACAGACCATAAGCAGCCTGACTCAAAAAACAAAGAATACATCATTTACTGTTCCTTCCGGCAAAACACTAAAAGCTCTTATTCTGCCTCATGCCGGTTATATCTATTCCGGGCCTACTGCTTCTTATGCATCTTTGGTTCTTTCAGAAAATCAATTTTCAAAAGTAATATTAATGGGTCCTGATCACAGGGTAGGTTTTAGCAATTGCGCTCTTACCGATACGAAAGCATATGAAACTCCGCTTGGATTTGTGAGAATCCACAAAGATGCAGCAAAATTACGCAATAATAAGAAATTATTTAAATCTATCCCTGTTTCGGATAAATACGAGCATTCAATTGAAGTTGTTCTTCCTTTCCTGCAAACTTATCTTAACAAATTTGAAATTATTCCTGTTGTTGTCGGTTCAGTTGATTATCATGCCCTATCAGAAGCAATAAATCCATTGCTTGATGACAACACACTGATTGTTGCAAGCTCCGATCTTTCGCATTATCTGAAATACCAGGATGCTGTAAAAAAAGATAATGAAACGATAAGCATGGTATTAAACCTTGAAAAAGACAAACTTGTAAAGCATGATAACAGTGCCTGTGGCAAAATCCCTGTCTTAACAATCATGGATTTTGCCGGGCAATTCGGATGGAAGCCGTTTCTTATTCATTATTCAAACAGTGGCGACACAGCCGGGGAACGCTCACGGGTTGTCGGATATGCAGCAATTGCTTTTTATGGAGAACCATATATGAAAGAAAATAATAATGTTTCAAGCGGATTAAATGAAAAACAAGGTCAAATACTGGTAAAACTTGCAAGACAAACTATTGCAGACAAACTCGGCATAAAAACCAACCTGGGGCAGATTCTAACCTCTATCAGTGAAGATATAAGTCTTAAAAGAAAAAGCGGCACATTCGTCACACTTAAAATCCATGACCAGCTTCGCGGTTGCATAGGGAATCTTGGCGACTCAGAAACAATTATAGAGGGAGTTAAACGTAATGCCATAAATGCGGCATTTAATGATCATCGTTTTTCTCCTCTTATTAAACAGGAATTTGAAGATGTTGAAATTGAGATCAGCATTCTTTCCGAACCCAAACCACTTGAATACAAAGATGGCAAAGATCTTGTCAAAAAACTCCGGCCGAATGTTGATGGTGTAATTATCCGTAAAGGTTTTGCAAGTGCGACTTTTTTGCCTCAGGTTTGGGAACAGTTGTCGCGTACCGAAGATTTTCTCACACATCTTTGCATAAAAGCCGGCCTTTCTTCCGATGAATGGAAAAGCTCAAAACTGGAAGTCCTGACATATAATGTTCAATATTTTGAAGAGGAAAAATGA
- a CDS encoding ammonium transporter, with protein sequence MKKMLLILIFMACISTAFAADPEPTAVSNKEAIELVQTHANYLWTLVAAALVFFMQAGFAMVEAGFTRAKNAINIMMKNLMDFSLGSLAYWAVGFGLMFGVTTTGWFGTSGFFLSDFTPGGDPWVLAFWMFQVVFAATAATIVSGAMAERTKFSGYLIYSVIISALVYPIFGSWAWGSLFNGKGWLEGLGFIDFAGSTVVHSVGGWSALAGAIVLGPRIGKYGKDGKIKPILGHNITLAALGVFILWLGWFGFNPGSTTTADKSIAMIFVNTNLAAAAGCTIAMFVSWIKFGKPEVGMSLNGALAGLVAITAGCANVTPSSSIIIGAIAGVLVVFSVLFFDKIKIDDPVGAISVHGVCGAWGTLAAGIFNMEGATLAIVGVQALGIVSCFLWTFPTTFLLFKLISKTIGLRVSPEEELEGLDHAEHGGMAYPDFVQQ encoded by the coding sequence ATGAAAAAGATGTTATTAATACTAATTTTTATGGCGTGCATTTCAACAGCTTTTGCAGCCGATCCTGAACCTACGGCTGTTAGCAATAAAGAAGCAATTGAACTGGTGCAGACACATGCTAATTATTTATGGACACTTGTTGCGGCTGCGCTTGTTTTTTTTATGCAGGCTGGATTTGCAATGGTTGAGGCCGGATTTACCCGTGCAAAAAATGCAATTAATATAATGATGAAAAATCTTATGGATTTTTCTTTAGGTTCTTTAGCATATTGGGCTGTTGGCTTTGGGCTCATGTTTGGAGTAACTACAACCGGCTGGTTTGGAACCTCCGGGTTTTTCTTAAGCGATTTCACGCCGGGCGGAGATCCATGGGTTCTGGCCTTCTGGATGTTCCAGGTTGTGTTTGCAGCAACAGCAGCAACTATTGTGTCAGGCGCTATGGCCGAGCGTACCAAATTTTCGGGGTATCTTATATACAGCGTTATTATTAGTGCTCTTGTATATCCGATATTCGGCAGCTGGGCTTGGGGAAGTCTTTTTAATGGCAAAGGCTGGCTGGAGGGTTTAGGCTTTATAGATTTTGCAGGTTCAACTGTAGTGCACTCAGTAGGTGGATGGTCAGCTCTTGCCGGTGCCATAGTATTGGGGCCACGCATAGGAAAATACGGGAAAGACGGAAAAATCAAACCAATTCTGGGACATAATATTACACTTGCTGCTCTTGGAGTCTTTATTCTCTGGCTGGGATGGTTTGGTTTTAACCCTGGTTCAACTACTACAGCAGATAAAAGCATAGCAATGATTTTTGTTAATACAAACCTTGCGGCGGCTGCCGGATGCACTATTGCCATGTTCGTTTCCTGGATCAAATTCGGAAAACCGGAAGTCGGCATGAGTTTAAACGGTGCTTTAGCAGGGCTTGTTGCAATAACTGCAGGTTGTGCAAATGTAACTCCCAGCAGTTCAATTATTATCGGTGCTATAGCAGGGGTATTGGTTGTATTTTCTGTTCTGTTTTTCGATAAGATAAAGATAGATGACCCGGTAGGAGCCATTTCAGTTCACGGCGTATGCGGTGCATGGGGAACTCTTGCTGCCGGAATATTTAATATGGAAGGAGCAACGCTTGCTATAGTTGGGGTACAGGCTTTAGGTATTGTATCCTGTTTTCTCTGGACATTTCCAACTACATTTTTACTGTTCAAACTTATCTCTAAAACTATTGGTTTAAGAGTTTCACCTGAAGAAGAACTGGAAGGATTAGATCACGCTGAACATGGCGGTATGGCCTATCCTGATTTCGTACAGCAGTAA